Proteins found in one Mycoplasmopsis bovigenitalium genomic segment:
- a CDS encoding MSC_0882 family membrane protein, whose product MSYKPINNTSTIEIVKSNSDSAIEDKKIAKDPQNQISPRVWRVIRTERNIKIINLTISYTLMMASLLIVILASLKIGVFANGSVGYIILCSIVAFLFFTFGTINTIENAQWKNTIKKYREALNSGDNTSSSTFHLAYRRIVLKGVNLTWALIFVLTYVGLFTAIVYGLYKTNVIKVEYEPNFKMILELRKWLDQAFVNTGLLCLLLTIAMVALIVFYIIMCLIDKKRLADLDDFLGEKSVEIHEQINKAKKDRNKALMITYFVVVAVTILIPLTLVIFAIWRLIRKKRAKISAI is encoded by the coding sequence ATGAGTTATAAACCAATCAACAACACTTCAACAATCGAGATTGTCAAGTCAAATAGTGATAGCGCTATTGAAGACAAGAAAATTGCAAAAGATCCCCAAAATCAAATTTCTCCTCGTGTTTGAAGAGTAATTAGAACTGAAAGAAACATAAAAATTATTAATTTAACAATTAGTTATACATTGATGATGGCTTCATTGCTTATTGTAATTTTGGCTTCATTAAAAATTGGTGTATTTGCTAATGGTTCTGTTGGTTACATTATTTTATGTTCAATTGTTGCATTTTTATTTTTTACCTTTGGTACTATAAATACAATTGAAAACGCTCAATGAAAAAATACAATAAAAAAATATCGTGAAGCGCTTAATAGCGGCGATAATACTTCAAGCAGCACATTTCACCTAGCATATCGAAGAATCGTTTTAAAAGGTGTAAATCTAACCTGAGCGCTAATATTCGTTTTAACTTATGTTGGTTTATTTACAGCTATTGTATATGGACTTTATAAAACTAATGTAATAAAAGTTGAATACGAACCAAATTTTAAAATGATTTTAGAACTTAGAAAATGGTTAGACCAAGCTTTTGTTAACACTGGTTTATTGTGCTTGTTGTTAACCATTGCAATGGTTGCTTTAATTGTTTTCTACATAATAATGTGTTTAATTGACAAAAAACGTTTAGCAGACCTTGATGATTTTCTTGGCGAAAAAAGCGTCGAAATTCATGAGCAAATAAACAAAGCCAAAAAAGACAGAAATAAAGCTTTAATGATTACTTATTTTGTTGTTGTAGCAGTTACAATTTTAATTCCTTTAACCTTAGTCATATTTGCAATTTGAAGATTAATTCGCAAAAAGCGAGCAAAAATTTCAGCAATATAA